The proteins below come from a single Mangifera indica cultivar Alphonso chromosome 16, CATAS_Mindica_2.1, whole genome shotgun sequence genomic window:
- the LOC123198904 gene encoding G-type lectin S-receptor-like serine/threonine-protein kinase RLK1 yields MELLTNQLISPMATAAYILSFLFLMMMLEVEASPIDIPSKNIARGSSLSPLTKHTSWPSPSGRFAFGFYKQGDGFSVGTWLTTKPDITLVWTAYRDDPPVSPNSTLTLTKDGQLILRTSDHQTKDILIANSSGPASFALMFDSGNFVLYNNSFQKIWSSFDFPTDTLLGGQSLYTNNQLVSSVSEANSSSGRFRVILQGDGNLVSYPTSTTTDESEAYWASGNSYGSAVHSLYLNLTGGLVLINNKSNPIQILYPDSSLYNSSIIYRATLGHDGIFRLYSHNGEYNTSLEWKKPEEACLVKTFCGFNSYCSLYDDEARCRCLPGTDFVDPGDMNSGCERYYVEEICAEMNLTTTKLYNLTSMEMITWDDYPYLQEGMDSKEDCGKSCLEDCNCDAALYKEQTCKKQKLPLTTARRDQSGGSSAIAYFKLSKKNITRDARGNSLPEPPVVTSKKAIVLILAMTFSFVTCSCILLGMSGIFVFKYRVAKYKWLLETGNFGLSDELTMRSFSYNELKKATNGFKEEVGRGSFGAVYKGAFYKGEKLVAVKRLEKMINESSEREFHAEMQVISRIHHKNLVRLLGYCAVDSKRLLVYEYMSNGSLADLLFHSETSPDWNERVRIALDVAKGILYLHDECETPIIHCDIKPQNILLDDFWTAKISDFGLAKLLMPEQTRTFTLMRGTRGYMAPEWSKNTPISVKADIYSYGVVLLEIIACRRNMDTKASNPDEIVLINWVYKCFVNRELNKLVRDEVDKKIFENLVKVGLWCVQDEPALRPSMKSVVMMLEGITDVCIPPCPTSSLG; encoded by the coding sequence ATGGAGCTATTAACTAATCAGTTGATTTCTCCCATGGCCACTGCAGCATATATTCTTTCATTCTTATTCTTGATGATGATGCTTGAAGTTGAAGCCAGTCCTATTGACATTCCATCAAAAAACATAGCACGAGGCTCTTCACTCTCCCCTCTCACTAAACACACTTCATGGCCCTCGCCTTCTGGCCGTTTCGCATTTGGGTTCTACAAACAAGGCGATGGCTTCTCAGTGGGAACTTGGTTAACCACTAAACCAGATATCACACTAGTTTGGACTGCATATCGAGACGATCCCCCAGTTTCACCAAATTCTACGCTGACTTTAACCAAGGATGGTCAGCTCATTCTGAGAACCAGTGATCATCAAACCAAGGATATTCTCATCGCTAACTCCTCAGGGCCTGCTTCTTTTGCTTTAATGTTTGATTCCGGCAATTTCGTGCTCTACAATAATAGCTTTCAAAAGATCTGGTCAAGCTTCGACTTCCCCACAGATACATTACTGGGAGGCCAGAGTTTATATACTAACAATCAATTGGTTTCCAGTGTATCTGAAGCAAATAGTTCATCTGGAAGATTTCGCGTGATCTTGCAAGGAGATGGGAATCTTGTCTCATATCCCACAAGCACAACAACGGACGAATCAGAGGCATACTGGGCCAGTGGCAACTCTTACGGATCTGCAGTTCACAGCTTATATCTAAATCTTACTGGTGGACTTGTCTTGATCAATAACAAATCTAATCCTATCCAGATTTTGTATCCTGATTCTTCTTTATACAACAGCTCAATCATTTATAGGGCAACTCTAGGCCATGACGGAATTTTTCGTTTGTATTCTCATAATGGTGAGTACAACACATCCCTCGAATGGAAAAAACCGGAAGAGGCCTGTCTGGTGAAGACTTTTTGTGGCTTTAACAGCTATTGTTCACTGTATGATGACGAAGCCAGATGCCGTTGTCTTCCTGGTACTGATTTTGTTGACCCTGGTGACATGAATAGCGGGTGCGAGAGATATTATGTTGAAGAAATCTGCGCAGAAATGAATTTAACTACTACAAAATTATACAACCTGACTTCAATGGAGATGATCACATGGGATGATTATCCATATCTCCAAGAAGGAATGGACTCTAAAGAAGACTGCGGGAAATCCTGTTTAGAGGACTGCAATTGTGATGCGGCGTTGTACAAAGAACAGACTTGCAAGAAACAAAAGCTTCCGTTGACAACTGCTAGGAGAGACCAAAGTGGAGGTTCCTCGGCCATAGCTTACTTCAAATTGAGCAAGAAAAATATCACAAGAGATGCACGTGGCAATAGTTTACCAGAGCCACCAGTAGTGACAAGCAAGAAGGCAATTGTGCTAATTCTGGCAATGACTTTCAGCTTCGTTACTTGTTCATGTATTCTCCTTGGAATGTCCggaatttttgttttcaaataccGAGTTGCGAAATACAAATGGCTGTTGGAAACTGGAAACTTTGGCTTGTCCGATGAGCTTACTATGCGATCGTTTTCCTACAACGAGCTTAAGAAGGCAACCAATGGATTTAAAGAAGAGGTGGGCAGGGGCTCTTTTGGGGCAGTATATAAAGGAGCCTTTTACAAAGGTGAAAAACTTGTTGCGGTGAAGAGGCTggagaaaatgataaatgagaGTAGTGAAAGAGAATTCCACGCAGAAATGCAGGTAATAAGTAGAATTCATCACAAGAATTTGGTTCGATTGCTTGGTTACTGTGCTGTGGATTCGAAGAGGCTTTTGGTGTATGAATACATGAGTAATGGCTCTCTAGCTGATCTCCTCTTTCACTCTGAAACATCCCCAGATTGGAACGAGAGAGTGAGAATCGCATTGGATGTTGCTAAAGGAATTCTCTATCTTCACGATGAATGTGAAACACCCATCATTCATTGTGATATAAAGCCTCAAAACATCCTACTAGATGATTTCTGGACAGCGAAGATCTCCGATTTTGGGCTAGCAAAATTGTTAATGCCAGAACAAACAAGGACTTTCACCTTGATGAGAGGAACAAGAGGTTACATGGCACCTGAATGGTCGAAGAATACTCCAATATCAGTCAAAGCAGACATTTACAGTTACGGAGTTGTGCTCCTTGAAATTATTGCTTGCAGAAGAAACATGGACACTAAAGCATCAAACCCGGATGAAATCGTTCTTATTAACTGGGTTTACAAGTGCTTCGTTAACcgagagttgaataaacttgTTCGTGATGAAGTAGATAAGAAGATTTTCGAGAACCTGGTAAAGGTGGGGCTCTGGTGTGTTCAAGATGAACCAGCTCTGCGTCCTTCAATGAAGAGTGTAGTGATGATGTTAGAAGGGATTACTGATGTCTGTATCCCTCCTTGTCCCACTTCTTCCTTGGGGTGA